In Centroberyx gerrardi isolate f3 chromosome 7, fCenGer3.hap1.cur.20231027, whole genome shotgun sequence, the sequence ATTAATGAGTTTTAAGAGAAGAATCCGTGTGGCTCTTTCTCAAACGTCAAAtaattttcagttatttcactGCAGCTACCATGTAACTTCACCAGGTGAGCACCGTATACTAAAGCAAACCATTCCCAGTAGTTTCACAGGAGATTAATGAGTTTTACGATAAGAATCCATGTGTGACCAATCCCAGTAGTTTCACAGTATCTATCCAGTCCTTACAGTAGCCTATCTATCCAGTCCTTACATGACATTAATGAGTTTTATGAGAAGAATCCATGTGGctctttttcaaaatgtcaaatcattttcagttacTTCACTGCAGCTACCATGTAACTTCACCAGGTGAGTACCGTATACTAAAGCAAACCTTCCCCAGTATTTTCACAGTAACGTCATGCCTGTAACCGATAACTTACCATGTCCTGTGGAAAGAGCCCCCGCGTAGGATCCATGTTGGGACTATTGCAAGCAGTTTACCAGACATTGTACAGTAATTTCGGCCTTTGAGCACCGTATACTGAAGTGAAGTCGTTCGGCATATTTCCAAGTTAAAACAACATCTAACCCACACATTTTCAACGCTTAAGTTTAAATGTATAAACATGGAATAATGGTCAAGTTTGCACACAGTGTTAggttcagttcttttttttttttacttaaaacatgacaaaataGTGAGGACACAGGGTtcatattttaacaaaatagtGTCACAGCCCAGGCTCAATGGACTTGACAAAAAGGGAGACCAcacatgtttcaaaataatacaacaaaatatttattgtaaacTAACTAAATAAATGATCAAAACGGAATAAGGGTGTAAGTCTGTAACATCAGTAGTGAATGCAATGCCTGGGTGAGTGTAAAGTGTGGTGTGGGGGTGTTGTATGGTGCAAGAAAAGAACCAAAAGGGGAGCATACGCTCAAACCAACCAaaagggtggagaggagaaagagagtgagggagagagagcagccgtCTTAAATAGCCTGGGATCCACCCATCCCAGGTGCCCCACGTTATTAGGGACACTCCCACTCTGCCTGTCAATTACCtgcaacaaaacacaaccagGAAGCACACAGAGTGGGAAGGCTGTCACAATAGCTTAaggtaaaatgataaaatgtcaGTCGGGGGCCCCTTGGGAGTGCGGGGCCCGTTTCAGTTGAAACGGGTGAAACATAGCTAAGGCCGCTACTGCAGCCCAGGTATTCTCTGTAGAGTTGAACgttgcgtgcatgtgtattctgagaagaagtagaagaagaagaagaagtttgcGGAAGCAGAATACGCATGCATGCAACGTTCAGCTGTACGggtcagcagcagcttcagtcgGCGTCAGTGTCAACGGATTCCGAAGACATCAGAaaataggaagagagaaaatctgCACTTTTGGTATTCTTCTTCATCACAAGCTCCCCAAGTGCACTCACAATTATCGGTAGTGATGGCAGTCTTCTCACACAAGTTGACTCTATAAAATATGTTTGTGTTCTCCTTGATTCACACCTCATTTAGATTACACATCGATtcttaatattattattattattattattattattattactactactattattattatccatgTTATTTAAAACCGTTACTAGAAACCTATAATTCTGCCCATTAAGACACTCTGATCAACTTTTCTTTGCTGTTCCCTTAGCTTCTAAAGAAACCGgtaaaaaagtattttcattTAAGGTgccataatttaccttctcATTTATGATCTATTatctcttttgatttgtttaaaacTGCTTTATCTTTGCATCTGAAAATTAATTGCTCAtgcttttcatgttttataTACTTTTTTACACCATTGTCCTGTACTTTTGTAATTTTTcctgtaattttgttttgactttgatgatgtctttctgttctttttttcttcttacctctttttatttattgtttatgctTATACCACCTGAATTGTTGACTGGACATTGATGTGCAACTCTTGTGTATTGTAAGACCCCCTCAAAAATGAGATGCAACATCTCAAAGGGGCCTATtctagtaaataaataaatttctattaaatcattaaaatgtGCTCCTGGTCTTAGCTTTCCAAGAAATATGGATCAGTGTTCACAGTCTATTTTGGACCCAAGAAAGTGGTGGTCCTGGCAGGATACAAGACAGTCAAGGAGGCTTTGGTCAACCATGCTGAAGAGTttggagacagagaaacaatcCCAGTAATACATGAAATCAATGAAGGGCATGgtgaggaaacaaaacaaatgactgTCAATTAAACATTTTGCCATTCTAAATCAATAGCTTTCAGTAAATGTTTATAGTATTTACATATAATTTTCtcagttaaaaaaatattttgttgaaaTACTTTTATTTAGGCATTTTACTTGCCAATGGGGATTCGTGGAAAGAGATGAAGCGGTTTGCCTTGACTAACCTGAGAGACTTTGGCATGGGCAAGAAGGCAAGTGAGGAGAAAATCATTGAGGAAAGTCACAACCTCATTGaagtgtttgagaaatacaaagGTAACCCTCTTATTTTAACAGAATTTATAATTGGCAAAATTGTCTATTTGAAGGCAAAAaaatcttctcttcttttcttggGTTTTGTTGTCTTTCTTGTTGCAGGTAAAGCTTTTGATACTACCCGATCAGTGAACTATGCAGTCTCCAACATTATCTGTTCCATTGTCTATGGCAGCAGATTTGAATATGATAACCCAGAGTTCACAACTATGGTGGATCGAACTAATGAGAATGGTCGACTTGTGGGCTCTCCCTCAATACAGGTACTACTTATGATGCTTACATGTTCATACTGactgaaatattaaatatatagtACATAAACAGTAGAACTTATAcagcaaaacataaaaattgttttcattttctgacTAACTCAAACCTTCGTGTTTTCTATTCATTTCTCGGTTAACAGGTGTATAACACTTTCCCATGGCTGGGCAAATGGTTTGGTAACAGGACACGAATCCAGAATTGTGTTATTGCCAATAAGAACCAGATGACAGAGTTGATCAGAGGTTTACAAGAGACTCTGAATCCACAGATGTGCAGAGGTTTTGTGGACTCTTTTCTGGTCCGTAAGCAGAGTCTGGAGGTATGAAAACATAAAACTTATCAGAATTGATTTCATTCTGGCTCACTATTTGATTTTTAAAGAtgattaaaaatcaaataaggaatagaatattttaaaaggCAATGCCTTATGGAATAATGATTTTTGCAGGCAGTGTTTCCTAGCTATTTCTATTCATGGTCCGTGCCCCCACTTTATCTGGCGTGTGGGAGTGGACCAGACCATGTCTGACTGACCGGTTGCACAGTGTTTACAGTCAATCAAGCTTGTGGCACGGCATGTTGTCATGTGTTGGTGTCACGGCAGGGAGTGAAGTCATTGGCCTTCGCCCCATAATCCAGTAGAGCCCCATTAGAGGGCGAAGCCCGTGTGAAATAGAGCAATAGTTACATATTGTAACtatagttctatgatcacaggcggagccctctaaCAAGTCATCCTCCGCTCCACAAGTTGCTGAAGACTTGAGTGGATGATGAGCAGTGGGCAAGGCCCCATAGATTTGAgtaggctcatcctgattggctgagtacgtgcatgcaaatttcagtgTGCTGAGGCGACTAGATGAGTGGTTAAGCCAATAGAGTCCCATTAGACGGCTCCGCCCGTGATCATAAAACTAGAGTTACAATACGTAACTATCGTTttgaaggatctgattggattttCTACACAGGACCAGAAATCTCTGAACCTGCTGAATGGAGGCAGGTTCAGAGATTtctggtcctgtgtagctcaatgggtggACAGATCATGACAGTAACTCTGCCAGGcgtaggggtttgattcccacgtACTTCCCACACTTCGAATGAAGCCATCCAACAAcatatttttaattaaaggccCCATATCATTCTTTTTCCATGACAGTTTTTTCAAATGTACAGTGTCTCAAGATATGTGCttcttttttcaaataaatgtagtttagttataAAATAAGGGAGCATTAATTGGCACAGTGACTATTGTGCATATAATAACTTATTCTTCATATACCATATTTTGTCTAAATAAAAAAGTATCGCTCGTGGCACATTTTTACTTTTCTCCCCACTTTTAATAATGTTTCTGGATCGGAAATGTGTTGTGGGCTCTACTTTTTTATTCTAATGATTTAACTTAAGCCCTGCACCAAGAAAAATGTATGTACAAATGTACTCTTCTTGGCCATGTTTTGTCTACCTATTGAGATACACAGGACCTCAAATCTCTCTGTAATTTGACTGCTTTGTATCATATTTTAGGTTTAATAACAGTACTGATACATTGTTATGTACAGGAATCTGGGAATATGAACACTCACTACCACAAAGAAAACCTTTTGACAACAGTTGCCAATTTATTCACTGCTGGTACTGATACGACAGGAACTACATTGAGATGGGGACTTCTGTTTATGGCCAAGTATCCAAACATACAGGGTAAGGAGCTGCAGACATTCAGAACACAGCTTCAATCTAAGGTGTAGACAATACAGAGACAATGAAGACACATAAACACTGGTAAATGATTAAGTTAATTGAACCAATTTTATAGCTTGCACTATATCACTTTTAGTGAACAGGGGGCAAAGATCACCACAATAATTTTTTACCTCACATTTTCCTCTTTGTCCTCCCTCATCTCCCAGACCAGGTCCAGGAGGAGCTGAGCAGGGTGATAGGAAGTCGTCAGGTCCGGGTCGAGGACAGGAAGATCCTGCCCTACACTGATGCTGTCATCCATGAGATTCAGAGACTGGCCAACATTGTCCCCATGTCCCTTCCCCACAAAACCAGCCAAGATGTCACCTTTCAGGGTTACTTCATTAAGAAGGTCAGACTGAATAAAACACCCATCTTCATATTCAAGAAAAAATTATAACAAGAATGCAGAATACAGCAATTAATTGTGGGATCTCTGAAAAgttcaaatatattttgaaatgatATTGCAGAATACTACTGCCCACTATATAGAACACAGTTTTTCTTCATTGTCTACAGGGGACCACAGTGTATCCTCTCTTGACATCTGTCCTGTATGATGAGACTGAATGGGAGAGCCCACGCACCTTTAATCCTGCAAATTTCCTGGACAAGGATGGGAAGTTTGTCAAGAGAGATGCCTTCATGCCTTTTTCTGCAGGTTAGCTAGCTCAGGTATCATTTATTGTCAATATCAATTTACTTGCAGATGACCTGAAGCTATTCCTTGTTCTCTTGCAGGCCGCAGGGCTTGTCTTGGAGAGAGTCTGGCCAGGATGGAgctgtttcttttcttcacctctctcctccagcgcTTTCGTTTCACTCCTCCACCTGGAGTTGCAGAGGATGAACTGGATCTGACACCAGCTGTTGGCTTCATCCTCAACCCTTCAGCCCATAAACTGTGTGCTGTCTGTTGCGTATGAGAAGAAGGGctttaaaatattattattgtcatgCATGCAACTTGATGACTTCCAACTGAGTTGGTTCTAATTTGAACCCCTTTGCAGCTAGTTTATGCAACAATTAATCTGCGTgagataatgataatgaaatcCTGTACAGTGACAACACATGCAATTAAGCTAATTAGTTATTGACAGACTGAAAGGATACAACTTGATAGACACACTGGCTAGTCTTATGTCCTCAACTGTGCTTGTCAAGcaaatatttattaatttgttaaTCCATGTAACTTGTGCTGCAAAAACTAAATTGCATGAATAGCTGCATATGTAATCTTTTGATGTACATTGACAATAACCTTTCAAATATGGAAACAGTGCACTGTGAACATGGGTACTTTAGCGTACAGGATAGGTtcaacataaagaaaacaacaacagcacctatttttttcactctcaTATTTGTTAGAGCTCTTGATAGTGGGACTGACAATATATGACAGCTTATCCTGAATTTGACATGTATTTGGCAGCTGTAAAACACTTGAATAATTATGAGGAAGAAGTTCCTCATGTTATCACGTTACATCCTCATGTGGAGTCTTAATCGCATGCAGGGAGGCCAAACTCATGTTGAAGTTGTTGGAATGATTTTAGGACCTCTCCAAACAGTTGACCTTAGGTAATTAGGTAAACCCATGTTTGCCCATTTTTAAAGCTCTTGTGTAGTTTGGCTGGTAGGAATTCTGCATCAACTGCTATTTTCAATGCCCTTCATATTGAATTTGGAAGATCCAGTTGTTTTCTCACAGTTGACCAAAGTTTGAATGTAAATTTTATCCACCATTATCCACCATTTCATCAAGTTCCACTGAGATGCCTAGTTTATAAATGGTAGTGCCTCTAATGAAATACTGTGCATGAGTTTTGCTTCATAACAAGCCATCCTGTTTCTATGTATTTTGTTGTCCATACTTCCAATGTTCTAAGCTGTGTTGCCCTGGTCAAGTAGATTAAGGCCTCCTTTTTGTTTTGAGTATAAGAGTTTCTTAAATTTGATTCTGTTCGGTTGTTTTTtccacatatacatatactgtaaattTAGAGATTAGTTTATCTAGTAACCTAAATGTTGCTATGGGGGGAAACAAATCTGGGCTGGATATTCATTCTCACGGTTTCTATTCTCTCCAACAGTGATAGAGGGAGAACCTCTCATCTCAGTTGTTCTGCTTTCACttcatttattacatttccatAATTAGCTTCAAAAATAAGCTAAGATAAATCTGTATTGTCCATTACATGATGTGAAATGGACAATTTTTATTAGAAACTCCAGCAGTATAAAAAGCGAGTATAAAAACATCAGGtataaaaacagcaacacagacagcacacaatatcaacaataaataataaataatacattgtGCATAGGGCACAAATTAACATTTGTAGCCATTTTCCTGGCCAGAGGGACGTCAGTTTGCGGCCTGAAGGCAATTTCTGAAAGGATGAGTGGAGGGGATGGGTAGGGTCATTATAGACCAGGATTGCCTTTGATGTTAAGGCAATAGTTTTGAAGTGGAGGAGGTAATAAAGATTCCCAAATATCTAAATCCATCTTTGGGCCAATGAAAATTTACGCTTACATCAAGCCGTGTTGGCCATTTGCCTGATAACATTCATAGGGTTTAGGAGCAGTGCCCACTTATTATTAGCCTACTCATTAACAAATTGCATGTAAactttacaggaaaaaaaaaaacattatcagtGTGCAACCGATGTTTACCAACATCAGAGCCAACGTCAGAGCCAGTCTGTTAGCTCAGGAATGGAGGAGCTACTGCAGAGTTTTTGGCTTGTTGAAGTCTGAtttcaggtaaaaaaaatgattttgaataATACGGCACTCCAGAGTGTGAGAGTGGTTTTAGCCTAATGAATAACATTGCAACTGACAAGAGGTCTAGCCCAGATTTCTTTGCACTACACCACTGACGAACTGTGATGGCAATGGCCATCAcacttgtaaaaataaaaccaaaagtAAAGAACATTAAACACACTTCCAGTCGAATAccgaaaaatgtgtgttttctcaggGTACACTGGTTCTTCTGATTTTATTGATACATTTAGCAAATTCGTGCTCCCATACACAAGTCAGTCATCCAGTGGGTGGCATTAGGGACTTCACTTATATGTACTGTAAATGCATTGTGGAAACAATACagaaatgtgttgaaataaaaaagttgcatttctgacttttttttttatctgtaacTATGTGTAAAAGTAAGTACTTAAATACTTTCATCTACTGTAAGTAGTAGTTAGAATGGAGAAGTTTCACTTGTAGTTGAGTAAGATTTGATTGTGGATTGTACATTGATTCACGTAATGGGTTGATACTTTGTCCAACGCTGTTGGGGGTGTAGTGATGCTTCACACCGAGACAATCAGGCAAGAAGTGAACACTGGCAAATATCTAACTTGTGGCAAAATGTTCAAAGATCATTCTGGTTAAGTTCTGTTGGTGTCATGCAAGTTAGCCAATTGAATACAATTAAATTTTAAGGACACTGACAAACAATAACTTATCAGAGGCCTTTCACATACTCCCTCAAAATTAGATAACATTAGATATTACTTTTCAGTCCTAGtaatatatttaaaatatttgcaaatattagTGTGTTGTCCTAATAAAAGTGATGATTTTACAGATATAAGATGAAAACTTTGAGCATATCCACTTCCCTTTCCTTTGTGCCTCTGGCTGAGCAAGTTGAGAGAAAGTTGTTAGGTCACTGTCCAACATTATCATCATTTCAATTCCTCAAGTCAGATCCTCATACCACCAAGGATATTTAATAAATAACAGCACTACACAAGGACTATGAGAGATTACTGTTTGATTTCTCTCGTTCTGTAATTTTGACCACAAACGAGGACAATACCAGGCATTACTGTAACACCCTGTAGCaggctggcacacacactcatagcaCCCTCAAGAAATTTACAGACGTCTCTATAATATCATGTCACAATTAAAGTTTGGAGTATTTATCTCGCTGACTATAACCCTCTCTTTATAATTTTGTCCAGTAGATATTTGTTGCCACTACAGATCTGTTGCAATGAGCCTACAGCAGTAGCATAGAGTCTGGCCTTGCGCGAAGATCATCCATGTCAGATTTTTATATAGCCTACAAAAACCCTTAGTGAAGTGTTATGGCAAATcgttttaacatttaatcaCTGAGGCTTAATAGTTACTAGCTTCAACTAGTTAAAATTATTTTGTAacaagtaaaaatgtatttacaactAGTTAGAATGACAATTTATGATGTAAAACAATTCTTATGAagacttattattattttgacatgtaGCAATTACAATTCAACTAGTCAAAATTGATTTACACATATCTTTAATTAAATAACTGATATCAGTAATCCCATTGCTACTAGTGATAATGAGGGTTACAGATATCTATTATTCTGTTTTTACATGTTAAAAAAGCATTTCAACTAGTTGCAATGTCATTTTAACTGGTAGAAATTCCAATTTCAGATATcaacaattacatttttgataTGTACATATCATTAACTTAATTCTTACTAGTGAAAAGGTACTTCATGAATATGCAACAGTTTAATTTCTGATATGTAGCCTGCATAACAACAGTTACATTTCAGATATGTACATATCAACAACTGAATTCTTACTAGTGAAAAGGtgctcatgaatattcaacaaatGCTAATATAAGGCTATGCCTGTTCAGTCCCCTTAGGTGCAGTTGAAGGAGTAAAACATTGCTCACTCCTCACCCATTCTTCTTCTAACCCTTGTCGAAGTCATCTTCAGTAGCTAATCCAGTGGGTTGCTAGGTTAGACTAATGAGTTACCACCCGAATTAACAGTCAGCTTCTCATTTCCCACCACTGGTTTATCATTGGCAAGATCAGTAGTCGACTTCGGCCTCTTAGTAGTCTTAATTTTGTTCCTTCCCCTGCGCCATGTACACATGAATACTCAAGAGTTTCATTTCGGATAGCCTATGTGCATATTACAACGGTTTCAGTTTGGATATGTAGTAGTCTACATATCAACAACTGAATTCTTACTAGTAACAATGTGCTCATGAATATTCAAGAGTTTCATTTCGGATATGTGCATATCAGCAATTTAATTTCGGATATGTGCATATCAATGATTTAATTTTGGATATGTAGTACATatcaacagtaataataattgCGGATATGTACATATATTGATATCTGGAATTAACATTTTCACCTGTAATAATTTAATTATAGATATTGAGACTCAACATTTTGACAGGTGAGAATTACATTGTGGCTATGATGACATGGAAGTATAACTAgttaaaaatgaattatatatatatctataattGGAGGCTGAATAGAAGTCAATGATAAAAGTTCATCCAATATAACTAGTCAGAATTACGGTACAGATATCTAACCTTTTAACTAGTGATAATTGAATTATTATCAAGAATGAACATTTTTACTAGTAACAATTCAGTTGTTGATATCAAGAATGAACATTTGACCAGTTAGAATTGAATTGTGGATATCTTATACGTCTTATCCTATACATAATGGATATGACGTCTTGGAATTATAAGTAGTTAAAACTGAATTACTGATATGTTTAATTCGCCATAAGCAGTTATCATCTATCCATAATCTATTTGACTAGACGGGTACAGTCATGAAGTTTTTTACTCCATTGTTAAGCCCAAGTCAAATGGTGCAGTTTTAGAATTAAATAATATGATGCTGGATTACTGAGTGCAAGTTCTAGGTGAAGCAAGTTGTATAGCATTGTGTTTGTGATGCTCTGCTGCCAAAGCCTGCAAGGGTGACTTTagcatccattcattttctttgcccaCTTATTCTGATTTATGGGTTGGGCAGGCTGGAGTATAACCCAAAATATACTGTGAGGACGCCAGGAAAACACCCTGG encodes:
- the LOC139909334 gene encoding cytochrome P450 2K1-like, with product MGILDLLLQSCSSVSLLGAAVFLLVLYLFSSSFSSQEKGKEPPGPKPLPLLGNLLQLDLKRPYHTLWELSKKYGSVFTVYFGPKKVVVLAGYKTVKEALVNHAEEFGDRETIPVIHEINEGHGILLANGDSWKEMKRFALTNLRDFGMGKKASEEKIIEESHNLIEVFEKYKGKAFDTTRSVNYAVSNIICSIVYGSRFEYDNPEFTTMVDRTNENGRLVGSPSIQVYNTFPWLGKWFGNRTRIQNCVIANKNQMTELIRGLQETLNPQMCRGFVDSFLVRKQSLEESGNMNTHYHKENLLTTVANLFTAGTDTTGTTLRWGLLFMAKYPNIQDQVQEELSRVIGSRQVRVEDRKILPYTDAVIHEIQRLANIVPMSLPHKTSQDVTFQGYFIKKGTTVYPLLTSVLYDETEWESPRTFNPANFLDKDGKFVKRDAFMPFSAGRRACLGESLARMELFLFFTSLLQRFRFTPPPGVAEDELDLTPAVGFILNPSAHKLCAVCCV